DNA sequence from the Bombus vancouverensis nearcticus chromosome 8, iyBomVanc1_principal, whole genome shotgun sequence genome:
CATTGTGCATTACGATACGCATGTtacctcttttcccttcttcttcctctcggCCACCTCCTGCTCCGTGCTGTTCCTCCACCACCTCGTGTTCCCTCCATATTGTCCCCTCTGAAACTCTTCGACGATCCTACTCCACGTGCGGGGAGAGTACATCCGAGGGTACATCCACCTAGCTGAATATAACACTCGTAACACGATGAAACGTCGTCGGTGCGAATCGTTTCTGCGACGATCGACAACCACGCGCTAACGTCCACGCTTCCGGTTCCGCTCTTGGACGCTTTTCGGGTCAAGGTTAACTTTTAGAGTCGATGCACGAGGGTTCCTTTCAATTTTACAATTGCAACGGAGGGTTTTTGAGATTTTATAAGAGATTGTAGGCAACAgaaatttctgttgaaattacagacaatattttaattagctaagaaaatacaaattctATTGAGATTTTATAGGGTTtaggaaatttctaatttagACTTTGTTTCGTCAGAAAGATTTAAGAAATCATCGTGTAATCATACTGTAATGTATTAACGGGAATTGTAATTTGTCTATAGATATGAGATTTGattcttcaaaattttatagagatttcattttcttttttatatcttaCGTTAGCACGAATTGTAATTTATGTATAGAGGTAAGgtttttaattcatcgatttgTTTCTGTTTGTTTTCATATGTCCCGAACGTTTCACTAGAGTCAGATGAATGTGGGTCAAGCGCGAAACTCTTGTTTGTCTCGTCGAATATCACGttcttttttcatctttattaagATTATGTCGATGTGTTAGAAGTATGAGGACAACCAGTCCTGATGTAGTAGCGTTTTTAGAATCGGTATGTTGTAAGAAATCCTTCCacaaaattcataccttgtctTGATATTGCCTTGGGCAGGCAGTCCTTCGTAAATCTCCTGACAAATATCGAATGATGACGCAACAATTAACAAATTACTAATTAACTAAACGataaatgtattatatttattttcgatAAAACTGACCTCAAATTTTGATGTATTATTGGTATTCTTTAAAAAAATCATCCGCCAAGATGTGTTTCTCTtatcaataattaataaaaaataatttttccacaGATTAAAAAAGAATTCAATCTTGAAAGAGTTAATTTTATCAACGATGAACGATTCAACGAATCAACGATTCCTCTATTTCATAAAAATCCAAAGCAACTCGTCGCTTTTCGTCTATTTATCCTACTAACTGCTAGAAAGGATATAAAGGCACCCTGTTATTCTGATCGTGGTCGAAGATACGCGTAAACATAGCGAGTACCGTTGAGTGCGACTTCTCTCGATAGGGCAGTACCGAAGAGCCGTTTAAATGTAGCAATTTGTTGATAAAATAATCATATCTGCCCGTCTTGTCTTCTACGACTAGATCCTATTTCAGGCAGGGCCGTGTCCTAACCCTTCTGAAGCCATATAGAACGATAAATCAAAGATTGTATTAAGTAGGTATATACTCAACGACGACGATATGCGCGCCGGACCTTTCTGGTCCCGTAATCACGTTTTGTTGGGCGACCAATTGCGACGAATTGGCAATTACGTTCCTTCGTTCCCGCGTTGCCCGATGGCCTCAAGATTTTTCTAGACCATCGAGCTTTCGTTGAAATTTGGTCATTGCCGTGATATCTCCATTCGCTAATGAATAAGTAGCTCACAAATATAAGTGACGATATCTCTTTTGGGAAGAAAACTGGATATACATGAATTCTAACAGAGACACGTCTATGcttctaaatattaaaatacattactATATGTGCTCATAAAAATCTGGAAATTTATCTAGTTTTCTGGACAAAAAGTgcaattgtaacattttccACTCAGCTTCATAGATATTCATCGAGTTTCACTATCAACACAATGATTTAGTATTCGCTATGATCTAATCCTTTCCTAATGGAGCATATATATCCAATGAGTGTTTCTGATCTCTTTACTTTTAATTAATCCAATATACGTTATAATGCAGTCCGGTAGTTCTAATGTTCTAATATGTTcacaatatttttattcatcCTATCGTTCATATGTCTcactaaatttttatttctacctACAATTGGAGATTCCTTTATGAACTGCTAAATTACTTTAGAAATTTGTTTGGAGAGACAATGGTAGTTTGACAAaagattttcttttatttcagcgTGATCTAGTCAATGTCTATAAACCTATTCAAGCTATCGAGTCTTACATGTCCGAATTTTGAAACTATCAGTctaattattatcaatttctgcaaggaagaaaaatagaaaagtttaGATCGAAAGAGTTAAAATAAGATATTCAAGGGATGTTTTATAGGAATTGTAGGGTTGAAAAACGTAAAAATGGCTCGTGGCAGGATTAAAGGTGTAAGTTACGGCCCTGGCTCTTAAGTCGATAGTCATAACGCCGTCAAGTGAGTAATGCTCGTAATTCAAGCAATgctataaaatattcgattcaGAGTCGTAACAGACCCGTTGTTTTCGTGTTTCTCCGGCACGTCCGCTGACATCGCGCGCTTCATCTCGGAACAGACCGGCTCGATGATCGAGCGACCAACTGGAATCCGGTCATCTCGTTCTTTCCTTTCATCCTGCACGTTTAAGTCGGTTAATAAGACCGTCGGTTGTTTAACGTAGATTAGTCTTTCTTGCAAAATTCTGtgtaaatttgtaaaaagatACAATTCTTTACTTAATTTTTTGGTGATATGTAACTTTTAAATCAAAAgtttaaatatatcattaaaatttatacaaaaattgactgaaatatatctatacatagtctgtgttaatattattattcatcATTGCAACCAAATATTCTTGAACGCATAAAATCGTTCCATTAACAACGCCAAAAGAGCTACATTTCCTAAATTCATTCCTAAAGATGATTAATATCTTTCGATAAGTCAGAATGAATTACTTCACATTTAGATAcgatatttaacaaataattagTATCACCATTCTTATCTTATCGACTACATTtcaattttacattattttcaaattcgtgTGGTTTGGATAAGAGAGATTTTACAGCAAATCAAAGATTGTGAAAGAGAACaggtaataatttatttattttgagaGATGATTAATGTGtacaatttcaataaaaatggcATATTATGTGGCATATCATATAAAGAATGCTATTCCCATTAATAAGAACTGACAACCTTAGTTTTATTATACTCAATGAATTACGAGCACTTCGTAGTCTTTGAAAGACAATTCCTCGCCGTCGAAGGGGATGTATAAGCATCCATGGCTAGGTTGAACCTGTAGGAAacaatattttcattaatagCCTCATTTTTAAACGTCCTTTCAAATTCAAGGTATTTTGTTCTATTAGATCTAGCGTCATGTTTTTTCTTgtactttttcttttctatgtGACACTGATCAATCTTAATTAAGATCAATGTTACATTAGGAATATAAATTTTCTGTACGGTTATAGGAACAGTAAACTCCGACCTTGCCAACTGTTTGGGATCCATTATGGAGAACACGGCCAACATACAGAGGTTCTCCATCGGAGGTCTGTCCTGCGATCACCGCGTCGCCTGGGATTGCTCCGTTGGAGGAGAACTCCCATTCGAATTCTCCTTTGCACAAAACctacagaaaataaaaatcaatcggtaattaattttattaaaatcttatCTGAACAATCTTTTTTCATAAGTCACTAAATACAattgttaaatttaaatatcacATTGGAAACACAATAATTGAGTGGTGTAAATGTTCAACTGATCAATTCTATTTTCCGAAAGTTTCTCAGTTATAAAATAtcagaatatacataattaatgtACATAATAATGTAATTTTTCAGTAATCGAACGATTAACTTCGATGGAGTTACAGTTTGATTTTTGTGCGACTCGATTATCTGAATACTTTGAcagtattttatatttctccATGGATTGGATGATAATAAGCTCCTTAGGCGATTATTCAAAATAACTTCTTATCTGGAATGCAAAATATTTGATGAAGAGTTTGAATGATCTGTTATGATTCATGAGATGTTTTGCCTTGCGCGGACAGACGAGTGAAAACGTAAGGTAGTAAGTAAGCCatttaaatgaaagaaagatGATTACATGAGAAATGCAAGTAACGAATTGTTAGTTTTAGCTTTTCAAAATCCAAGGCAACCGCGTAATTCGTAATCGCACAAACTAGCTAAAGGATGATGCAGATCGTATAAACCGTATTCCAATCCCGTGCCGCAAAACGACTTCGCCTTGACACAAAATCTCGATTCCGTGTTTGTGTGTGTAAAGAGGTTGATTATATGGTTACACCGGATGATTAGGTTCGTCATtggaaaaatgtattatttattaaaatcacTCGACCGAATTTC
Encoded proteins:
- the LOC117162755 gene encoding uncharacterized protein LOC117162755, whose amino-acid sequence is MPAYRWVNRSAGQNLPETAVTGGRDIDGSTIYVGRAFHDGDMIPAKVIPDKNIAYVCHNGEEHQKHDFEVLCKGEFEWEFSSNGAIPGDAVIAGQTSDGEPLYVGRVLHNGSQTVGKVQPSHGCLYIPFDGEELSFKDYEVLVIH